The following proteins come from a genomic window of Alicyclobacillus dauci:
- a CDS encoding peptidylprolyl isomerase — protein sequence MADYKQYDQVPEMQLQEGARYEAIVHTDKGDFTIELLAKEAPITVNSFVFLARDGFFDDVIFHRVIKEFVIQGGDPTGTGRGGPGYRFRDELPPAYPYGPGIVAMANAGPNTNGSQFFVCTGEMSKNLNHAPNYTVFGRVTAGMDNVLAIASEPVERGPSGEASTPVNPVHIKSVEIVELTA from the coding sequence ATGGCAGACTACAAGCAGTACGATCAAGTACCAGAAATGCAGCTACAAGAAGGCGCACGCTATGAAGCAATTGTTCACACCGATAAAGGCGACTTCACAATCGAACTGTTGGCAAAAGAAGCACCCATAACGGTCAACAGCTTTGTCTTCCTCGCACGAGACGGATTTTTTGACGATGTGATCTTTCACCGGGTGATCAAAGAGTTCGTCATTCAAGGTGGCGATCCAACAGGCACAGGCCGTGGTGGTCCGGGATATCGTTTCCGCGATGAGCTGCCGCCTGCCTATCCGTATGGACCGGGCATTGTGGCAATGGCGAATGCGGGGCCGAACACGAACGGATCGCAATTTTTTGTCTGCACGGGTGAAATGAGCAAAAATTTGAACCACGCACCGAATTACACTGTCTTTGGACGCGTTACTGCAGGGATGGACAACGTGCTTGCAATCGCGAGCGAGCCAGTTGAGCGCGGTCCGTCCGGTGAAGCCAGTACGCCTGTGAACCCAGTTCATATCAAGTCGGTCGAGATCGTTGAGCTGACAGCCTAG